DNA from bacterium:
AAAAGCTGGAGGTTAAGCCCGGCGTGGTGCTGAGCAGCTCCAACGATCTGCGTCTGCCGTTGCGCTGGATCGCCATTCTTTATGGCAAATTGAAGGCGAGTCTGGCCGGTACAACGGGGGTGCACACGGCTGGAGACGCCGTCAAGTTGATGATGGCCGGTGCGGATGTGGCGCAGATGTGCGCCGCCTTGCTGGTGAACGGACCGGCCTATCTCGGCAAGGTTCTGCAAGAGATGCAAGCCTGGATGGAAAAGAACGGCTATGAGTCCGTAGCCAAAATGAAGGGCAGCATGAGCCAGAAGAACGTGGCGGAACCTGCGGCCTATGAACGCGCCAATTACATCAAGGCGCTGAACCAATACAAGATCAAATAATAGGCCCTCCTTTTTTCTTTGCAAAGCCCGGCGTTCCATTTAATGTCGGGCTTTTTTTTCTAGTAATGAATAGTATCCATGCAAACCGTTTAGGAACTGAGATGGTTGCAGGTTTTGAGTGCGAGGACGAACCGGATGGTTGAGACAACCTCATTGAACCGATAAAACGGCTTGTTTTATGGAGTCCTTTTTCTAATCGGAGTCCCTCAGTCTGTTGGCCCAGCTTTCGAATCCTGTTATCCATAGTGCGATGTTGATGATCATTCTCGTGCACGTGAAACAACAAGTGGGTTGCTGCGAACGTTGCGAAATGCCGGTGCTCTTTCATGTGGCTCCGCAGGAACTCCTTTCAAAGAGAAAGCCTTATGAAACAGATTAAAGAAATGACGGTTAGTGTTTGCCTGATCGCACTCTCGATAGTTTCAGTCAGCTGCAGAAACACCGAGGCCGTGGGCTATGTGGATCCTTTCATCGGCACCCACTTTTTCGCCCACACCTTTCCCGGCGCCAGCCTGCCGTTCGCCATGGTTCAGCTCAGTCCTGATACAGACACCGAGGGGTGGAACGCCAGCTCCGGTTATCAGTACGCCGATTCATCCATCCTCGGCTTCAGCCATACCCATTTTAGCGGCACCGGCGCTGCACTGGCGGGCGATATTCTGCTCATGCCCTTTGTCGGCAATCGAATAGAAATCAAGCCCGGCCCTCGTTCACACCCGGAGCAGGGCTTTCGTTCGCGTTTTGACCACAAGGACGAAGCCGCTTCCCCGGGTTACTATCGCGTGCTGCTCAAGGACCATCACATTCAAGCAGAGCTGACCGTCACGCAAAGGGCGGGGTTCCACCGCTACACTTTTCCGCAGACGCCGAACGCCCATATCCTTCTGGACCTGGGTCATCACATCGGCGATGTACCTGCCGGCGCTTCGCATGTTCGTCTTGTCGACAACCGGCGGATCGAGGGCTATCAACAGAGCATCGGCGGCCGGGTCTTTTTCAGCGCCGAGTTCAGCAAGCCGTTCGCCG
Protein-coding regions in this window:
- a CDS encoding dihydroorotate dehydrogenase-like protein, coding for KLEVKPGVVLSSSNDLRLPLRWIAILYGKLKASLAGTTGVHTAGDAVKLMMAGADVAQMCAALLVNGPAYLGKVLQEMQAWMEKNGYESVAKMKGSMSQKNVAEPAAYERANYIKALNQYKIK